Proteins from one Desmodus rotundus isolate HL8 chromosome 9, HLdesRot8A.1, whole genome shotgun sequence genomic window:
- the LOC112308517 gene encoding small ribosomal subunit protein eS27-like: MPLAKDFLHPSPEEEKRKHKKKRLVQSPNSYFMDVKCAGCYKIPTVFSHAQTVVLCVGCSTVLCQPTGGKARLTEGCSFRRKQH, encoded by the coding sequence ATGCCTCTCGCAAAGGATTTCCTTCATCCCTCtccagaagaggagaagaggaaacacaagaaaaagcGCCTGGTGCAGAGCCCCAATTCCTACTTCATGGATGTGAAATGCGCAGGATGCTATAAAATCCCCACCGTCTTTAGCCATGCACAAACGGTAGTTTTGTGTGTGGGCTGCTCCACTGTCCTCTGTCAGCCCACGGGAGGAAAAGCAAGGCTGACAGAAGGATGCTCCTTCAGAAGGAAGCAGCATTAA